AAGCGTATTTGAAAATGTCAAACAAGAGCTTGATTAGCACAGTAAATTATTGAGAAGTTGTCggaatgaaagaaaaaaatcgAAGAGTTTTAAAATCGAAGGTTATCCAGTAATTATCATAGAATTAAAGCAAAAAAATAGGAACAGTTACCTATGTTTTTGTATATATAGAGGTGTTATTTCAAAATTTACTAGTTAAAGACATGGCTATAAATATGGGAAGACTCAAAGATAAAGggattataattttatttcataaattATTCTCGCACACTCATATTTCAGCGATTTTCTGAGTCTGtctcaaatcaaatttttgtagttttttttacttgtttttatttttcatttataattcttgcaaaattttactttttgtgttcaatttatcttttaaacaactttaattttcttgtcaaatttatcttttagcaattttaataatttttaatttaataaaattcaatacacgattttatataataaattatctataatttaatattagaaGTTTACAAACAATTATAAAAGTTCATAACTAAAAACAACAGGTATGACGGTATGAAAATCTGTAGCATAtgattttttctgttttttacTTTCTAGGCAATTATCATAATGTCTGACGAATTGGATAAGTGAGCTGTTACGCATAATaaacttgttaaaaaaaatatccataCTCATTcttttgtgtgcttctcatctCGACCCATAAGTAATAATCTAGATAAATTGAAATCCATGAATGACTATATTTGAAAAgctctaaaaattttagaaaataccTAAATAAGAACCAAAATACACCAAAAGACATACATGTTGAACTTCTATTGCACAAGCAAAAACAAATATCCACACACTAAAAGTAACAACATCAATTAATCCTAATAAAAATAGCACTACCTGAAAGTCACTTGTTATCCCCAACACTATACTTCATCAGAAAATCTTTCAAATTTCTATCAAATGATTCTTTTGTAAAAGAGTTTTAAACTACATGACTCATTTCGTGTTCAATTTCTTTGTATCGCTTGTagccatttaatttatttgaaatcTTTTTTATGATATGTTAAATACATCACTGATGAATTGTTGTGGGCATATAAGTCTCAATAGCCTTTTGCATGGATGTACATTTATCAGTAAAAATGTCTTTtggagtattttttttatacaataaAACTAACATttaaataaccatttgaatgattgaatattttcatttttcataaaaatatatcCCAAAAATGTTGACTGACTATGGTGATTCActccaacaaaaaaaaaatcaaattatacTTAAATACAACGACACAAAAACattcaaacaaatcatataTACGCCGGATAACTATTTATATACACAAaagtattttaaaataaacataaactATAACAacatattatttatttgttgttgACTAAATTTCTGTTAGTTAGTTAGTAGaattgataatatatatattaatattttaaataaattatacataaatataacaaattagataaatataacTAAATAGATTAATTACACTATTCGCGCTTGATAGAATAAGCATACATTCAGGGACGGATCTACCTAGTGTGATAAGGGGGCACTTGCtccacttttattttaattttctttatatatatataatatgtcttattttaaattgtaaataactttattataaataaattaagtcTAATTATTTAAAGtctcaaatttattttatttttttattattttgactattagttaatttaattaaatttagtcttttttcatttttaaattctaaCCATCACCACTTCTTTATTCTCTTAAACCTCTTCttagtttcatattttcaactcttttttctattctttttttaGTAGTCATCTTCTctttattaaaagataaattttaaattttttattttttaatataactCTCTATGACTCTATATATTTCTCAATTTCATTGTTtctctttttgatattttcaattgcaaattttaattcaagtaattataattttagtattaatctaattttttattctcttcaagaatttatatattttattttattcttaatttgttaatccttgttatttatttatttatcttttttctattttgttatATGTAATTATGTTGCATATAAATTTCTAAAGTCAATTGATCAATTTACTAATTTAGATAGaaatagtaatagaaaaatattttaaaaaatatctttcgtCCTATTTTgttatatgtaattttttattttttgtatataaataattaatttacacttttatttttttaaatttaaattaatatatcttttaataataatatatattattttttgccCTTCTAACATAAATTTTTTGGGTCCGTCACTGATATATTGTTGCTATGTAGCTCAATAACATCTACCCAACCCAACTACATTATCAATGCACCTCTCCTACACAACAAGAAGACGCCCGCCCCTAACTCTTTATCTTGAATCTTTAAGTCCTCTGCCTTTTAACTGTGCTCATCACTGCACTAGAATGTTCTAAGTTCATATTTCTTACATCTTAAAATCAATTACTGTGAGGAACAGCCCGTGGATAGAGAGCTTCGGATCAAAgttctctaaaattaaaaagttaaataattaaataaggAGTTAAATGctcttaaattaaaataacactCATATATTGAGAATTACAAATCTCCGAACTTCTGTGGGTAAGACAAGTACACACAAGGTGGGACTTGATTATGATTTAACACAAATATCACTTGTTCATACAACTTTCCTTGTATAAGAATATGGCAATCTAAGATCGAACAATCAAACCAGGACAATCATATCCGTCCACAACATGCAGTGCAATCGATGTATCTAAGTATCTTCTTACAGACAGTCAAATATTGTCCCTTTCGTTTTCCATTAACACATCAACCGGGGGGAAGGATAAAAAAGGGAAATCACATCTTTTACCCCcaaaatcaactaactaacaaTATAATGTACATTTGAACTAAGAATCAATCAGCCTCTTGCAACCCATCGAGCACAACAGACCCAACAAACAACCCAACCGCGCCAACTCCAAGTACGGCGGCGACAACCGCCTGTACTGCAACAAGAGCAGCGGAGTCATCAGGGATGAGAACAATCGCCGCGATGGCTGCGACGAGGGCTGGCAGCGCCGCGGAGGCGAGGGCGGAGGGAGAGAATCCGGCGGCGTTCTCGAGCAGGCTGAGCAGTCCAAGCTCCTCGGCTTTCGAGAAGACGCCAAGCTTCTCGATGGAGGAGAGCGTGAGTCCGAGCTCCTCCGCCTTGGAGAGCAGCCCAGCCTTCTCGACGTTGCTGAGGACCTTCCTcttttccaacttcttgaaCACGTCCACTTCAACTTCCTCGCTTCCCTCGTAGAAAATCCCCGCCCCAAACCACTCCTTCTTCCAATTATCGTCGTACTTGTTCACCTTCAAGTATGAAACGGTTAAAAAGTTAGTTAGACGGTTACGTAGGGACGTACAGTTGTTATAGTTTGTTGGTTAACAGTCACGGATGCAGAAAAATCAGTTAGTCATGCAGTTGAGAAGTTAGTTATTGGCCGTTAGAGATGTTAGATATTGAAAATATAACAGAGTGATGAGAGGTGATTTGTGGGTTTGTGTAATTCTTTACCTTCTTTTTGGGAGCCATGGCGAGGATGGTTAAGGGTTTCCTGGCGGTGGCGGTGAGAAGGGAAGGTTTGCGGCGGAAGGAGCTGAAGGAGAAAGTGGTGTGATTGTTGTGGAGGGATCGAAGAGAAGGAGATGAAGAAGTGGCAGGAACTGCCATGGATGAGATGGGTTTGGGGTTTCGTTTCGGTTTGGGAGCTTGGGTTGCAGGAAGAGAAGGGTTCTGTGCTGTAGTGCTGTTGGTGTCTAAACTGCCACGTGGGACCACCATGAAATACTAATAACCTTGTTTCTCCGTAACGCGATCTTCTTGTTTCATTTCCACCAATCAGATTGAAGATAGCTTTATCTTTGGCTACCTATCAAAAGCTTATAAAGACATAAGGAAAGTTGAAATGGGTCAAACTAGTCCGACTAATTTGTGgatttttactcttaaaattatACTCCTTTAAATTTTAGGTTAAATGGATGGGAGTTCAATTAATCtgtataaaattatagaataaACAAATTAGCTCGCGTATTAATCGGACAATccatttaaaagaaaatatgctTATTCGATATAAAATTTCGatctattaattaaaaaaaatatatttgctAAAAGTTTTTGGTATCACAGTGCCCTTTTTcgatttaaaatcttttttaacctaaaattaaaatttaaacatctcatatcataaaattattcatctcaaaaatttaaactcatgataccactcattcAGAGGTttatactaataaaaaatacgggcctgctacacatacaagtttACAAGCTTACAAGTTGGCCCAGCCCAAATAGAACTCACGCGCATGAAGAGAGATAACATGGCGCGTCAAAATCACGCGCTCAACACTCAAACGGTTACGTATGGcagactcttccacttcttccacttctcAAGGCGCTTTGAAAATAAGAAAACCCTCCCATTTTCGAGCGAAAATCAAAgttcaaaatatacaaatcgTTGTTCGAAACCTCCATCAAAACACCATCAAACTCTCCGTGAAGAATCCGAAGAGAAAACAAAGCAACAATACTCAACGTAAGTCCATTAAGATTcctgtatattttacttttcttctacgtcgttcttctagggtttactattattcttgcttctttgttaCAATGTTCTAAGTTCTACGTCGTTCTACGTTAttgttgtaacaccctaccatacagagccttatgcttaagtcataattcagagatggcaaggtattacgatctctaaaataaaaatttagtgcgtatagtagtatgaatgattgattataactaggagcctttgaagaaaaatgggtaaacaaaaatcgcaactctaaagcgcaacactccgatcgataacgtaacgaacaaggataaaccaacgcgagattatatatatacaaaggagtgtcaaaaacaggaatatcaagactcagaatccggctgcgaagataaccggtccgagcatagtaatatatacatatgataaaataatgaaaaccccaaaggaaatccaaagggacacaaatacataaaacctattctccaaaatctcccataagaggagtcatcacagttttattatttaatggagataaaagtaactaagcaaaacatataaaccaaaacatagtcccgagaacaaaggatcttcgcaaatctagaagtctccagcatgtctcagcgggaaacctcacgtcctgcatctgaaaaccacaaaatccgcatggatgagaaccagaggtccccagcatggtaacagcttccacatatataatacatagtaatagaggaaagccgaaggcaatcctagaacttcctccagataatatcaaaacttataaacaagctaaaccatataagggcatctaaCTAAAGATTCTCCAGTTTAACTAATACTTTCCTTTCCagttccttcaaacctcccaaccaccagcaggagtataatgtagcaaacacagttatatcaaacaaggaatatacaaataggagcagttaaggcatttagacgattagcaagtaatatgcagtcaaataggcaatctcaaacaattcacatagtatgcatatgatgaatgcctgttcctaatggctgatgatatcatctatcggttatagagccaacccgacaagtcctggcagCTGACCATtagactgtccctctgtcgcgcatccccaactcgagttatactcatcataaacttgatcataatcatgatctatatccatcaccctcactggtgaatatttacgggggcgagctcatccgggcctttcacagtgcccgaccacacttacgacatagggttaacagagcttcgagtctcaacctagagcacgtggtggctagccactgctactacccagggaaaccctCATCTCCGATGGTGGAAGTGcaaacattcacaattcattcaacagcatatatgcatttatacttagccataaacatggctccgccgtcacacggcaataatctagccatccggctcacggttaaatccataaccagccaattcattaacatttacggcccttcggcccatggcataacaagcacctCCACCGCCAttctccgcatctcacataatcatctttgatcctcaatGATCATACAtattttccccttgcttcactcgcaagttaccacattcactagccctttttcTCATGCTAGatatatcataatgatttaagacataaatggtgagatcggaggcttagaagtatgagatttggcttttaaaactcaaaaatcaactttgggatgaaaacagggccacgcgcacacgtggatggcctcaaaaactcatcgacgcgcaagcgtcatgcacgctaacgcgtgaattaaaaattgacaatcgatgcgcacgcgtcaaccacgcgtacacgtgggtgttctcgtgccccaggcacaacactggcacagttctggcataactctctggaaaatggctgggcattgggtgcagcacaatcggcgcgcccgcgcacatcacccgcacgcgtggatggcgtttgctggaagatcggcgcgtacgcgccaagtgcgcctacgcgcaaggggttattctgctaaaaattttctaagttaaaagctgcagaattcacagatttttaccccaatcttccaacggacataacttcctcattttaaatcgtttttcacccgttcttcgaacggcatggacttcccggatccaatttcatttctaaacagatttggcataaaacggagatccgtagtccaagttatgtcccaccaaagtatgcccaaaaaccatattttcatacaaaaccacaatatgccattttcaaaacaagccattttcaactcttttcaaaatcaatcaaaacatgccaatttgatcccttttctttgaaatcaatcaaaatatatcaaattcaacatcaagcctcctcaactcacacattgacacattaccacaatttacaaaatcattatctcatcattttaaccctCTTCACCCAAGTGGTTCAAACTcgaacatattgacatatcatatactattcctcatgccaattctcaacaacaccaattccaataaatcattattgtacacaatcaacatcatattcaccatcaacgtggttcaacccacaattcaaccataaccaatcatcaagcatatattacaacatgcatatttgtcatacatcataccaccaaggcatcaataatcatcatcacatatatgaccacatcatatatctcaatcattcaacaacatcaacaattcaatgcctatcttagggcctctagcctaagtatttcctaccacattacatattagatacgggaaaccgaaaccataccttagccgattttccaagctcaaccggagcacttccaaaccacttatccacaagctctcaaggcctcaaaacctctaagaacagatttttcaccaccaaaccctttccaagcttttcaaaatcaccaatcaagctccaatatacacatatacacaacctaagccacaatcatcatacccatacacaacatctcaatacccaaacatcatagaacaacaaatcacactagggttgagaatcttaccacacccaaggtccaaggagacaagattaaccttctccttcaagagagttgggtcctataacatcaaagaacccaaaatctcaacatttttgctcatgaaactcgaaatcaaggctggaaattcgaagagcaaaacgtggcttacctcaagattaattgtatgggttttgtagagctttctgcggtgaacgcgtggccacaaacggagcggcaatcggagctctagatcaaaagttatggtggtttgaagatcaagtgagagaaagaacttgagagagagttcttccctccatggcctccatttcaGCGTGTTTAGTGTctcaaatgaggagagagagtgctgaaaactagggttttgatttagttatgttgggccaagggcccactttgggtccggttggcccggtttggcccgttcgatccaatcttggtccgaattccataaaattggtaccgaaattctcgtctcgatctcctctatcacatttagccacaaaaatcatattttgggctttctagaataaattctcatttgtgggttaattagccgttaattaaccgggttttacagtTGTTCTAAGTTCTCCTGCTATTGTTGTTGATTTTTGGGGGTTTATTCCGTAGATTGGGGGGTGTATACTGCTTAACCTTGTAATGTGGCTTGATATTGAAGCATGGTTGAGTGATATTTGACTAATATCTATACGCATCCATCTGAATAATATCTATGGTTGTATCTcactgttatcaatgggtgtatcttgctgatatctttgggtgtatctgaataatatctatgggtgtatctcacTGTTATCAATGAGTGTATCTTGCTGATATCTTTGGGTATATCTGAataatatctatgggtgtatctcactgttatcaatgggtgtatcttgctgatatctttgggtgtatctgactcatatatatgggtgtatcttactatTATCAATGGGTGTATTGTTCGTTTCAGAGAAAATGGCAGCAAGAAACCAAACAAAATACCTTAAGTGTGCCACACATCTCCTGAGTGATAAGTTCAGAAACATGACTGAGGAGAAGAAGGCGATTGTGAGGGATCTCGGATTTGGTGGCTTGATGCACATCCCACCACTAAGGGTGGATCACCAACTCTTAAGGGAGTTGGCAAACAACTTCAAACTTGGGGAGAACAAACTGAAGACAGGATATGGTTCTTTCCAAATAACCCCAAAAAAAATAGATCATGCGCTTGGCATCAATGCAACAGGTAACTAGCTTATAATTATAGGTGTATATTAAGTTGTTGCTTGGGTGAATTTAAGTTCATGCTTGGGTGTATCTGAACCGACTTGGATACTTTGTTGTCttcctttttgtaggagatctattttctgagaaagttgagtataagaaactttctgatgatgacaaaataatttatagaagattccagggtaagaccctcaaaagtcttaccgatgaaatgatggaaattggcgttggcaacgaagAGGAACGCCTGATGTTCAAGAGGATATTCATCCTCTACATACAGATGGCGTTCCTTTTGCCAACGACGATAAACAAAATATCGCCCGTGCACCTGGCCCCAATTTTTAAGATGGACGGCATATCGGAAAGAAACTGGAGGGGGGCATGTTTTGACCTTCATGGTAAAGGGCATCACAGACTAccaggagaagaagaagaagacaattAATGGCTGTCTCTTCGCCCTGATGATAATCTACATTcatctttcaaaaaataaagGCAAGAACAGGGCTGAAAGACCACCAAAGCCCTGGATTGCCAACTGGACTAAGGAGCAGTTGGTGGAAAGAATGACTGCAGAAAGAGAGGAAATTTTGGTAAGTAATCATAATAAGTTGGTGTATTTTATTTACCTGAATGCtgctaactaaaatatctcatGTTTCAGGGGATTGTGAAGATGGCAGAGAcaagagaaaaaatgaaaaaaaaaagaaaaaaaaagaaaaaaaaagaaataaaaaaaaaacaaaaaaggaaggCGAGTCCAACATCGTCTTCAGAGACAGAAACTACTGACAGTGACActtctacctctgagtctgAGGCTCAAGAAGACTCAGAGGATTCGGGAAGAAAACACCCCggcaaaaaggggaaaaagtaagtaccatacttgggtgtaatttcttttttgagttgggtgtattttgtttgaTCACGTTGGGTGTATGTAGTTTATTAAGCAGGGTATGTTTCGTTTGCtgcgttgggtgtatattgtatattcaattgggtgtatctcgtgaattcatttgggtgtattattaGTATGTTCTGAATGATGATTGTTTGCCTTCCAGAATGGACTCCagaaaaagaaagcagaggCAAGAGGAGTCAGATTCTGATTCAGAATCTGAATCTGAACCAAGTGATGAGTAAtgtcctgaaattattactcctttcttttggctTCATTATAAAGATTTCGTGTATTAACTGAAGTGTCTATTATTAACTTATAGGAGCGAAGAATCATCACCTacggagaaggagaagaaaaagaaaaaaacaaaaacaactcCAAAAAAGTAAGCAATTCTTTGGATAAAATtctgtgataaaattaattttttatttctgattggtactatttttttttccacccagaacacaacaaaaaaagaaaaaagttgttGTGGAGGATTCACCTCCTGAAGAAGATCAATACTTTGACGGGTACAGTACCTCGTATGCTATACTATGGTCTATCatcgtaattatttttgttaacatCTTATTTTATGAATGTAGTGAGAGATATGAAATATCAAGTGACGAACTCGATGAATGGCTAAGGGAAAACGTTGATAAATCTGCTGCAGAGGGGTATGTCTTGCTGGGCTGTGTATTTGAGATTTTGGTGTATTTTGTTTGTTAATAATTGTATCTTGTTTCGCAGGGAGAACCAAGCTGACCTGCGATCGACAGAAGGTCGCTATGTGTCCTCTGAAACGTAAGaagctttattatttaataaaatcttgttatcatGATTTGGATGTATTTGTGAAAcaatttgggtgtattttgtggaTCAAGTTGGGTGTATGTTGTTTACTAAGTTGGGATATTTCGTTTgttttgttgggtgtatattgtccaTTCGGTTAGTTGTATCTTGTGCAtaaatttgggtgtattttaaaCCTGTATCTTATTTTGTCTGAATAATATGAAATCTGTTTAGACTACCGGCTGTGAACTTGGGAAGTGATGATCCTTCCTCTCAAGGACGCACAGAACAGAGTAGTGTAAACCAGCCGTCACAGagcatgtaatttctctttcaaataaccgttacttttgttcttctaataccttctacttctaattctgtatatattttttttagaaaaaaaaaccctttattattttattcaagaaaaaaaaggcagcaaaaaaaagcaaaaactgcaagtatgtaagttctcaaaaaacaaagcatggcttctttttgaattgttcgggtgtattttttgaccttctttgggtgtattttaggttGAGTCCGACTGATAAGAATATGATGGTTGTGAGGGAACAAACACCGTCCGAAGCGCTTGCAATGTGAGTTTTCCCAAGAAtatttcaaccttataaccttattattttcaaatacgttgttaacctttcatttttcttcttgtttagagtccCGATCCAGGTTTTTGTGCCGGCATCCCAAACAACCACTGACATAGATTTCGAACCAACCCCTATGCTATGGATTGAAGGAACTAGAGAAACGTAAGAAATAgtattgggtgtatatttgtttagggtttgggtgtatatttgctaacagtttgggtgtatattgttcctgatcaattttttttacgCCATGATTAATTTTGTGTAACTGTGCAGCACTCCTGAATCCCCCAAACAACTTCAAAAAACCACACCCACGCTTCCCCCAGCTCCAACtaaaatgtaagttc
The genomic region above belongs to Arachis stenosperma cultivar V10309 chromosome 5, arast.V10309.gnm1.PFL2, whole genome shotgun sequence and contains:
- the LOC130979400 gene encoding uncharacterized protein LOC130979400, with amino-acid sequence MVVPRGSLDTNSTTAQNPSLPATQAPKPKRNPKPISSMAVPATSSSPSLRSLHNNHTTFSFSSFRRKPSLLTATARKPLTILAMAPKKKVNKYDDNWKKEWFGAGIFYEGSEEVEVDVFKKLEKRKVLSNVEKAGLLSKAEELGLTLSSIEKLGVFSKAEELGLLSLLENAAGFSPSALASAALPALVAAIAAIVLIPDDSAALVAVQAVVAAVLGVGAVGLFVGSVVLDGLQEAD